A window of Pirellula sp. SH-Sr6A contains these coding sequences:
- a CDS encoding serine hydrolase domain-containing protein: MPLPNRRTITKQLLLAGIASRCTFGGGGHCEKILAADQPPAPHFPAVREAMKAFVEEKEISGAVTLVASSEKVLHLDATGFADLASQKPLQSDSIFWIASMTKPMTGVCVMMLVEEGKLKLDAPISDYLPGMKGLALSDGTPARITLRHLLTHTSGMAELPGGEAYSSKNLKEAASRYAKVKVLFPPGSKWQYSQTSINTAACIVETVSGKPFDVFLDERVCKPLGMKDTTFYLSDSQAQRLAKSYRRTEQGELEEASIGLLGGKKPTDRDRMPAANGGLFSTAADYSRFARMLLRKGELDGVRILSPKSVAEFSTPSAGEVITGFTPGNTWGIGCCIVLDPQGVTKDLSPGSYGHGGAYGTQAWIDPTKDRCYILMTQRANFPNADASNVRKEFQEKAAAAS; encoded by the coding sequence ATGCCTCTCCCCAATCGACGAACGATCACCAAACAGCTCCTGCTCGCAGGCATTGCAAGTCGTTGCACCTTCGGTGGCGGTGGCCACTGCGAGAAAATTCTCGCTGCCGATCAACCCCCTGCCCCGCACTTCCCGGCTGTCCGCGAAGCGATGAAGGCGTTCGTCGAGGAGAAAGAAATTTCCGGCGCGGTGACCTTGGTCGCATCATCCGAGAAGGTCTTGCATCTGGATGCGACCGGCTTCGCAGATCTGGCGAGTCAAAAGCCATTGCAATCCGACAGCATCTTTTGGATCGCTTCGATGACCAAACCGATGACGGGCGTGTGCGTCATGATGTTGGTGGAAGAAGGAAAGCTGAAGCTCGATGCCCCCATTAGCGATTACTTGCCAGGTATGAAGGGGCTTGCACTGAGCGATGGAACTCCAGCCAGGATTACACTGCGACATTTGTTAACGCATACGTCCGGTATGGCGGAGCTTCCTGGCGGAGAGGCTTACTCGTCAAAGAACCTCAAAGAAGCGGCGTCTCGCTACGCCAAAGTGAAAGTTCTCTTTCCACCCGGTTCGAAATGGCAATACAGTCAGACATCCATCAATACAGCAGCATGTATTGTGGAGACCGTTTCCGGCAAGCCGTTTGATGTCTTTCTCGACGAGAGAGTTTGCAAACCGTTAGGGATGAAGGATACCACTTTCTATCTCTCTGATTCTCAGGCGCAGCGGCTTGCTAAGTCCTATCGAAGAACGGAGCAGGGGGAGTTGGAGGAGGCATCGATCGGTCTGCTCGGAGGGAAGAAACCGACGGATCGCGATCGCATGCCCGCGGCGAATGGAGGACTCTTTTCAACCGCCGCGGACTATTCGCGATTCGCTCGCATGTTGCTTCGCAAGGGAGAGTTGGATGGGGTTCGTATCCTATCGCCGAAAAGTGTTGCAGAGTTCTCCACCCCATCGGCAGGCGAAGTGATTACGGGCTTCACGCCGGGAAACACTTGGGGGATCGGCTGCTGTATCGTCCTCGATCCACAAGGCGTGACGAAGGATCTTTCGCCGGGGAGTTATGGTCACGGCGGCGCCTATGGCACGCAGGCTTGGATCGATCCGACCAAAGATCGTTGCTATATCTTGATGACCCAGCGGGCGAACTTCCCCAATGCCGACGCGTCCAACGTCCGCAAAGAGTTTCAAGAGAAAGCGGCAGCTGCATCGTAG